A single genomic interval of Ramlibacter pinisoli harbors:
- a CDS encoding trehalose-6-phosphate synthase, whose amino-acid sequence MRWIKLQLRFLVPLVAVLALVAWLALPVLDRLTLRWFARDLNLRGALVANTLADSVSEALADPRGRRLPALFGRVVQDERLVAIGWCSPKGELLVRTPLFPQWLNCEMAEQATQERSQQLSIEGGPVHVSMHAMTAETGPVGQLVLLHDLSFIERRSQDTRNYLIALLAGLGVLIGLVTMAVAQLSWRGWMRGTRALLRGEGILTPPVAGAPELEPLAADLRARLRDLEDEYRRSRPQDAVWDAPQLQSLLRTQLRGDQVIVVSNREPYLHERGEDGQIVVRRPASGLVTAVEPVMRACSGTWIAHGSGSADRAVVDRNDRVSLPPGQDEYRLRRLWLTPEEEQGYYYGFANEGLWPLCHVAHVRPVFRESDWQCYREVNQRFADAVVSEARSDDPIVLVQDYHFALLPAMVRRRLPRATILTFWHIPWPNSESFGICPWRTELLEGLLGSTIVGFHTPYHCKNFLDAVDRYLEARIEHEHSTVSYRGEQSLVQSYPISIAWPSPEAVAAMPSPAECRRRIGAELDIPPDHRLAVGVDRFDYTKGILERLHAVERLLEKHPRWRDHFTFVQVAAPTRAVLEEYQAFQQRIEALARRINQRFGAGGRDPVRLLARHHEHDAVNRLFRAADVCLVTSLHDGMNLVSKEFVAARDDEQGVLVLSRFAGAARDLPEALVVNPYHVEEVADALHQALTMPVGEQRERMAHLRSTVREANVYRWAGRMLTDAARWRLRERVSLRVQRQHEGGWD is encoded by the coding sequence GTGAGGTGGATCAAGCTGCAACTGCGCTTCCTGGTGCCGCTGGTGGCGGTGCTGGCGCTGGTCGCGTGGCTGGCGCTGCCGGTGCTGGACCGGCTCACGCTGCGCTGGTTCGCGCGTGACCTCAACCTGCGCGGCGCGCTGGTCGCCAACACGCTGGCCGACTCGGTCTCCGAAGCCCTGGCCGACCCTCGCGGGCGGCGCCTGCCGGCCCTGTTCGGCCGCGTCGTGCAGGACGAGCGGCTGGTGGCCATCGGCTGGTGCTCGCCCAAGGGCGAGCTGCTGGTGCGCACCCCGTTGTTCCCGCAGTGGCTCAATTGCGAGATGGCCGAGCAGGCCACGCAGGAGCGTTCGCAGCAACTGAGCATCGAGGGCGGGCCGGTGCACGTGAGCATGCACGCGATGACGGCCGAGACCGGGCCGGTAGGCCAGCTGGTGCTGCTGCACGACCTGAGCTTCATCGAGCGGCGCAGCCAGGACACGCGCAATTACCTGATCGCGCTGCTGGCCGGACTGGGCGTCCTGATCGGGCTGGTGACGATGGCCGTGGCACAACTGAGTTGGCGCGGCTGGATGCGCGGCACCCGGGCGTTGCTGCGCGGCGAGGGCATCCTGACACCGCCGGTGGCCGGCGCGCCGGAGCTGGAGCCGCTGGCGGCCGACCTGCGCGCGCGCCTGCGCGACCTGGAGGACGAGTACCGGCGCTCGCGGCCGCAGGACGCGGTCTGGGATGCGCCGCAGCTGCAGTCGCTGCTGCGCACCCAGCTGCGCGGCGACCAGGTGATCGTGGTCTCCAACCGCGAGCCTTACCTGCACGAGCGCGGCGAGGACGGCCAGATCGTGGTGCGGCGCCCGGCCAGCGGGCTGGTCACGGCGGTCGAGCCGGTGATGCGGGCCTGTTCGGGCACCTGGATCGCCCACGGCAGCGGCAGCGCCGACCGCGCGGTGGTCGACCGCAACGACCGCGTGAGCCTGCCGCCGGGGCAGGACGAGTACCGGCTGCGGCGCCTCTGGCTGACGCCGGAGGAAGAACAGGGCTACTACTACGGCTTCGCCAACGAGGGCCTGTGGCCGCTGTGCCACGTGGCCCACGTGCGGCCGGTGTTCCGCGAGTCCGACTGGCAGTGCTACCGCGAGGTCAACCAGCGCTTCGCCGACGCAGTGGTGTCCGAGGCACGCAGCGACGATCCCATCGTGCTGGTGCAGGACTACCACTTCGCGCTGCTGCCGGCGATGGTGCGGCGCCGGCTGCCGCGCGCGACCATCCTGACCTTCTGGCACATCCCCTGGCCCAACTCCGAATCGTTCGGCATCTGTCCCTGGCGCACCGAGCTGCTCGAGGGCCTGCTGGGCAGCACCATCGTGGGCTTCCACACGCCCTACCACTGCAAGAACTTCCTGGACGCGGTCGACCGCTACCTGGAGGCGCGCATCGAGCACGAGCACTCCACGGTGAGCTACCGCGGCGAGCAGAGCCTGGTGCAAAGCTACCCGATCTCGATCGCCTGGCCGTCGCCCGAAGCCGTGGCCGCCATGCCGTCGCCGGCCGAGTGCCGCCGCCGCATCGGGGCGGAGCTGGACATCCCGCCGGACCACCGGCTGGCGGTGGGCGTCGACCGCTTCGACTACACCAAGGGCATCCTGGAGCGGCTGCACGCCGTCGAGCGGCTGCTGGAGAAGCACCCGCGCTGGCGCGACCACTTCACCTTCGTGCAGGTGGCCGCGCCCACCCGGGCGGTGCTGGAGGAATACCAGGCGTTCCAGCAGCGCATCGAGGCACTGGCGCGGCGCATCAACCAGCGTTTCGGCGCCGGCGGGCGCGACCCGGTGCGCCTGCTGGCACGGCACCACGAGCACGACGCGGTCAACCGCCTGTTCCGCGCGGCCGACGTCTGCCTGGTCACCAGCCTGCACGACGGCATGAACCTGGTGTCCAAGGAATTCGTCGCGGCGCGCGACGACGAGCAGGGCGTGCTCGTGCTCAGCCGGTTCGCCGGCGCGGCGCGCGACCTGCCCGAGGCGCTGGTCGTCAACCCCTACCACGTCGAGGAGGTGGCCGACGCGCTGCACCAGGCGCTGACCATGCCGGTGGGCGAGCAGCGCGAGCGCATGGCGCACCTGCGCAGCACGGTGCGCGAGGCCAACGTCTACCGCTGGGCGGGGCGCATGCTGACCGACGCGGCGCGCTGGCGCCTGCGCGAGCGGGTGTCGCTGCGGGTGCAGCGGCAGCACGAGGGCGGCTGGGACTGA
- a CDS encoding DUF5985 family protein, giving the protein MNDLLAGAVAMGFALIGLFFLRFWRRTGDRFFLYFAASFWIETANRIALSLVPYASEHEPVFYLVRLLGYALILVAIWQKNRARR; this is encoded by the coding sequence ATGAACGACCTGCTGGCCGGCGCCGTCGCCATGGGCTTCGCCCTGATCGGGCTGTTTTTCCTGCGTTTCTGGCGCCGCACGGGCGACCGCTTCTTCCTGTACTTCGCCGCCTCGTTCTGGATCGAGACGGCCAACCGGATCGCGCTCTCGCTGGTGCCCTATGCGAGCGAGCACGAGCCGGTGTTCTACCTGGTGCGCTTGCTCGGATACGCACTCATCCTCGTGGCCATCTGGCAGAAGAACCGGGCCCGGCGGTGA
- a CDS encoding DUF5985 family protein, whose amino-acid sequence MAALIYSLCALTSLAAAGLLWRAWAGSRAPLLFWSALCFLMLAANNVLLVLDKVVWPVEVDLRTARLGTALAAVVVLLVGLVWEDD is encoded by the coding sequence ATGGCCGCGTTGATCTATTCACTGTGTGCGCTGACCAGCCTGGCCGCCGCCGGGCTGCTGTGGCGCGCCTGGGCCGGTTCGCGGGCTCCGCTGCTCTTCTGGAGCGCCCTGTGCTTCCTGATGCTGGCCGCCAACAACGTGCTGCTGGTGCTCGACAAGGTGGTCTGGCCGGTCGAGGTGGACCTGCGCACCGCTCGCCTGGGCACCGCGCTGGCTGCGGTGGTCGTGCTGCTGGTGGGTCTGGTGTGGGAGGATGACTGA
- a CDS encoding GNAT family N-acetyltransferase, translated as MPAPATIRRLLPADAEAYRALMLEAYAATPDAFTSTVAERSALPLPWWAARLADDPGAGQRVCGAFVDGALAGAAGLAFEQRERTRHKALLFGMTVRPVFRRHGLGRALVEAVLREAAAAPSTRVVQLTVTDTNRAALRLYAACGFQPFGTEPMAVRVDGRDVAKVHMWRLVDRSG; from the coding sequence ATGCCGGCACCCGCCACCATCCGCCGCCTGCTGCCCGCCGACGCCGAGGCATACCGCGCCCTGATGCTGGAGGCCTACGCGGCCACGCCCGATGCGTTCACGTCGACGGTCGCCGAGCGCAGCGCGCTGCCGCTCCCCTGGTGGGCCGCGCGCCTGGCCGATGACCCGGGCGCCGGGCAGCGCGTGTGCGGAGCCTTCGTCGACGGCGCACTGGCGGGGGCCGCCGGGCTGGCCTTCGAGCAGCGGGAACGGACCCGCCACAAGGCCCTGCTGTTCGGCATGACGGTGCGCCCGGTCTTTCGCCGCCACGGCCTCGGCCGGGCGCTGGTCGAGGCCGTGTTGCGCGAGGCCGCGGCGGCCCCATCCACGCGCGTCGTCCAGCTGACGGTCACCGACACCAACCGCGCGGCCCTGCGCCTGTACGCCGCCTGCGGCTTCCAGCCCTTCGGCACCGAGCCCATGGCGGTGCGGGTGGACGGCCGCGACGTGGCCAAGGTCCACATGTGGCGCCTGGTCGATCGGTCGGGCTGA
- a CDS encoding YciI family protein, whose product MTQPGIHSEFLVLSRGQWDEDKSPDEIQAAIDAFYGWHEALVEQGLARPGQRLGPEGRVVSRQAIVDGPFAEAKEVVGGYWFMIAASLDEAAALLAGNPCLACGLQMEVRPLDPERASAHVQASETPASRRRP is encoded by the coding sequence ATGACCCAGCCCGGCATCCATTCCGAGTTCCTCGTCCTGTCCCGCGGGCAATGGGACGAGGACAAGAGTCCCGACGAGATTCAGGCCGCCATCGATGCCTTCTACGGCTGGCACGAGGCGCTGGTGGAGCAGGGCCTGGCCAGGCCCGGGCAGCGGCTGGGGCCCGAGGGCCGGGTGGTGTCGCGGCAGGCCATCGTCGACGGGCCGTTCGCCGAGGCCAAGGAGGTGGTGGGCGGCTACTGGTTCATGATCGCCGCCAGCCTGGACGAGGCCGCGGCCCTCCTCGCCGGCAATCCCTGCCTCGCCTGTGGACTGCAGATGGAGGTCCGTCCGCTCGACCCCGAGCGCGCGTCGGCGCACGTGCAGGCCAGCGAGACGCCCGCGAGCCGCCGGCGGCCCTGA
- a CDS encoding amidohydrolase family protein, with protein sequence MIIIDSQVHVWEAHRPDRPWPAESLAAAGGFVAVPGARPHRAEPVDAAEMAAMMDAAGVHRAVIVPPSPAGDSNLFALEAAQQYPDRFVVMGRFDPMAAGARERLAGWLEQPHMAGIRMTFHKPQWSGWLDDGSIDWFWADCERLGIPLMLLVPGRLEAVGRIAQRHPGLQLVIDHLGIHSNLRDAACAGDIAALVALARHPNVSAKASAVPCYSNEPYPFRNLDGYLRAVYDAFGPRRLFWGSDVTRLPCSYTEAVEHFTRALDFIPPAELPWVMGRGLSELLRW encoded by the coding sequence ATGATCATCATCGACTCGCAGGTCCACGTCTGGGAGGCGCACCGGCCCGACCGGCCCTGGCCGGCCGAGAGCCTGGCGGCCGCGGGTGGCTTCGTCGCCGTGCCGGGCGCCCGCCCGCACCGCGCCGAGCCCGTGGATGCCGCCGAGATGGCGGCCATGATGGATGCGGCGGGCGTGCACCGCGCCGTCATCGTGCCGCCGTCGCCGGCCGGTGACAGCAACCTGTTCGCGCTCGAGGCGGCGCAGCAGTACCCCGACCGCTTCGTCGTGATGGGCCGCTTCGATCCCATGGCGGCCGGTGCGCGCGAGCGGCTGGCCGGCTGGCTGGAGCAGCCGCACATGGCCGGCATCCGCATGACCTTCCACAAGCCGCAGTGGAGCGGCTGGCTGGACGACGGCAGCATCGACTGGTTCTGGGCCGACTGCGAGCGGCTGGGCATCCCGCTGATGCTGCTGGTGCCCGGCCGCCTGGAGGCCGTGGGCCGGATCGCGCAGCGCCATCCCGGGTTGCAGCTGGTGATCGACCACCTGGGCATCCACAGCAACCTGCGCGATGCCGCCTGCGCCGGCGACATCGCGGCGCTGGTCGCACTGGCCCGTCACCCCAACGTGTCGGCCAAGGCATCGGCCGTGCCCTGCTACTCGAACGAGCCCTACCCGTTCCGCAACCTGGACGGCTACCTGAGGGCTGTGTACGACGCCTTCGGGCCGCGCCGCCTGTTCTGGGGCTCCGACGTGACGCGCCTGCCGTGCAGCTACACCGAGGCGGTGGAGCACTTCACCCGGGCGCTCGACTTCATTCCGCCGGCGGAACTGCCGTGGGTGATGGGGCGGGGGCTGTCCGAGTTGTTGCGCTGGTGA
- a CDS encoding amidohydrolase family protein — MVVLDTSASVLRPVQQPDAPLVDSHVHVFRRGMPLIDNPRHAPTYEFTAEQLEGTLAEHGVKFCVIAAASPWGDCNDYVVQALRTRPLWRGTAILEPTATRHELEHLARAGMVGVRLPFISLTDLPDLTTWEYRRFLWRLADLDWHVHLHLDGPRIPQVLPHLENAGVKIVIDHIGRPDPALKEKCAGFEAVTRSVEKGRTWVKLSGGYRLGSHAAALARELCRRVGYERMLWASDCPFVGAESTTYRSTVDWLADAVPDEAMRRVLGLNAIDLYFRHPPAAA, encoded by the coding sequence ATGGTCGTCCTCGACACCTCCGCATCCGTCCTGCGCCCCGTGCAGCAGCCCGACGCCCCGCTGGTGGACTCGCATGTCCACGTGTTCCGGCGCGGCATGCCGCTGATCGACAACCCGCGCCACGCGCCCACCTACGAGTTCACCGCCGAACAGCTCGAAGGCACCCTCGCCGAGCACGGCGTGAAGTTCTGCGTCATCGCGGCGGCCAGCCCCTGGGGCGACTGCAACGACTACGTGGTGCAGGCGTTGCGCACCCGCCCGCTGTGGCGCGGCACCGCCATCCTGGAGCCCACGGCCACCCGCCACGAGCTGGAGCACCTGGCGCGCGCCGGCATGGTCGGCGTGCGATTGCCCTTCATCAGCCTCACCGACCTGCCGGACCTCACGACCTGGGAGTACCGGCGCTTCCTCTGGCGCCTGGCCGACCTCGACTGGCACGTGCACCTGCACCTGGACGGGCCGCGCATCCCGCAGGTGCTGCCGCACCTGGAGAACGCGGGCGTGAAGATCGTCATCGACCACATCGGCCGGCCCGATCCGGCACTCAAGGAGAAGTGCGCCGGCTTCGAGGCGGTGACGCGGTCGGTGGAGAAGGGCCGCACCTGGGTCAAGCTGTCGGGCGGCTACCGGCTCGGGTCGCACGCCGCCGCCCTGGCCCGGGAGCTGTGCCGCCGGGTCGGCTACGAACGCATGCTGTGGGCCAGCGACTGCCCCTTCGTGGGCGCCGAGTCCACCACCTACCGCAGCACCGTGGACTGGCTGGCCGACGCGGTGCCCGACGAGGCCATGCGCCGGGTGCTGGGCCTGAACGCCATCGACCTGTACTTCCGCCATCCGCCGGCCGCCGCATGA
- a CDS encoding Bug family tripartite tricarboxylate transporter substrate binding protein, translating to MRTSSFAPTRRRLLLAGAATIASPLAFGQGGFPSQPLKIIVPFGPGGLADVTARLTAQKLGDKLGQQVLIDNRPGAGGIVAAQTALTAPKDGHTLILFSNGTTIAKTLIKLPYDPQADFVPVSSLAYFDLNLLVSKDSRFTNLKSLLAEGARRPLTFGTINPGSTQHLSAELFKAATKLNATLVPFKTSGEVQAGLQRGDIDVGFESYTALRGAIDGGVLRAIAGTGPARTPWLPNVPTAREQGVDYEVTGWNAVYAPKGVPEAALEVIGNAMRDVLAQPELRKRLAEMGADPRASTAAEMGSVFERDRRKWQQVIQQAGIKV from the coding sequence ATGCGCACTTCCTCCTTCGCACCCACCCGGCGCCGGCTGCTGCTGGCCGGCGCGGCGACCATCGCCTCGCCGCTGGCCTTCGGCCAGGGCGGGTTCCCCTCGCAGCCGCTGAAGATCATCGTCCCGTTCGGCCCCGGCGGGCTGGCCGACGTCACGGCCCGCCTCACGGCCCAGAAACTGGGCGACAAGCTCGGCCAGCAGGTCCTGATCGACAACCGCCCGGGCGCGGGCGGCATCGTCGCCGCCCAGACCGCGCTCACCGCCCCCAAGGACGGCCACACGCTCATCCTGTTCAGCAACGGCACCACCATCGCCAAGACCCTGATCAAGCTGCCCTACGACCCGCAGGCCGACTTCGTGCCGGTGTCCTCGCTGGCCTACTTCGACCTGAACCTGCTGGTGAGCAAGGACAGCCGCTTCACCAACCTGAAGTCGCTGCTGGCCGAGGGCGCGCGCCGCCCGCTGACCTTCGGCACCATCAACCCGGGCAGCACCCAGCACCTGTCGGCCGAGCTGTTCAAGGCGGCGACCAAGTTGAACGCGACGCTGGTGCCGTTCAAGACCTCCGGCGAGGTGCAGGCCGGGCTGCAGCGCGGCGACATCGACGTCGGCTTCGAGTCGTACACGGCGCTGCGCGGCGCCATCGACGGCGGCGTGCTGCGTGCCATCGCGGGCACCGGCCCGGCGCGCACCCCCTGGCTGCCCAACGTGCCCACCGCCCGGGAGCAGGGCGTCGACTACGAGGTGACTGGCTGGAACGCGGTCTACGCGCCCAAGGGTGTGCCCGAGGCGGCGCTCGAAGTCATCGGCAATGCGATGCGCGACGTGCTGGCGCAGCCCGAGCTGCGCAAGCGGCTGGCCGAGATGGGAGCCGATCCGCGCGCCAGCACCGCCGCCGAGATGGGCTCGGTGTTCGAACGCGACCGCCGCAAGTGGCAGCAAGTCATCCAGCAGGCGGGCATCAAGGTCTGA
- a CDS encoding LysR family transcriptional regulator yields MQIDFLGIQAFLAVAETGGFSQAAARLHLSQTAISHRMRKLEDSLGVQLVVRTSRGISLTQAGEALLPRARHAVRQLEESCDVVRTHGQNAPQWVTFGCLPTIAAGILAPLLEQVRAAHPQLPVRVFDSSPAEIVELVQARTAAFGVSLDQPAAEGLAMRLVAREPFVLACPRGHALAARPAVGWAELRGQPLVRISLPSGNSATIDEKLGPLREGLQWIYEAQRTAVALKLVRHGLGLTIVPRLAVRDEDGVAVVPLHEPEVSRAIVLLTRQGEAPGEAERFIADTATQLIRAAPGLTPA; encoded by the coding sequence ATGCAGATCGACTTCCTCGGCATCCAGGCCTTCCTGGCCGTGGCGGAGACCGGCGGCTTCAGCCAGGCCGCGGCCCGCCTGCACCTGTCGCAGACGGCCATCAGCCACCGCATGCGCAAGCTCGAGGACAGCCTGGGCGTGCAGCTGGTGGTGCGCACCTCGCGCGGCATCTCGCTCACCCAGGCCGGCGAGGCGCTGCTGCCGCGGGCGCGCCACGCAGTGCGCCAGCTGGAGGAGTCGTGCGACGTGGTCCGCACGCACGGCCAGAACGCGCCGCAATGGGTCACCTTCGGCTGCCTGCCCACCATTGCCGCCGGCATCCTGGCCCCGCTGCTGGAGCAGGTGCGCGCCGCGCATCCGCAGCTGCCGGTGCGGGTGTTCGACAGCTCGCCGGCCGAGATCGTGGAGCTGGTGCAGGCGCGCACGGCGGCCTTCGGCGTGTCGCTCGACCAGCCGGCCGCCGAGGGCCTGGCGATGCGCCTCGTCGCGCGCGAGCCGTTCGTGCTGGCCTGTCCGCGCGGGCACGCGCTGGCGGCGCGCCCGGCGGTCGGCTGGGCCGAACTGCGCGGCCAGCCCCTCGTGCGCATCAGCCTGCCCTCGGGCAACAGCGCGACCATCGACGAGAAGCTCGGCCCGCTGCGCGAGGGCCTGCAGTGGATCTACGAGGCACAGCGCACGGCCGTCGCCCTGAAGCTGGTGCGCCACGGCCTCGGCCTGACCATCGTGCCGCGGCTGGCGGTGCGCGACGAGGACGGCGTCGCCGTCGTGCCGTTGCACGAGCCCGAGGTGAGCCGGGCGATCGTGCTGCTCACGCGCCAGGGCGAGGCGCCGGGCGAGGCCGAGCGCTTCATCGCCGACACCGCCACCCAGCTGATCCGCGCCGCGCCGGGCCTCACGCCTGCATGA
- a CDS encoding VOC family protein, with amino-acid sequence MKPRITLLTLGVDDLPGAVAFYRDGLGLPTQGIVGEQFENGAVAFFDLEGGLRLALWPRKSLAIDSGLSTGPRSATEFCLAHNVRTRAEVDAVVAQVQAAGGVLVKAPHDTFYGGYAAYFQDLDGHLWEVAWNPEMLPAD; translated from the coding sequence ATGAAACCGCGCATCACGCTCCTGACCCTCGGCGTCGACGACCTGCCGGGGGCCGTGGCCTTCTACCGCGACGGCCTGGGCCTGCCCACCCAGGGCATCGTGGGCGAGCAGTTCGAGAACGGCGCCGTCGCATTCTTCGACCTGGAGGGCGGCCTGCGGCTGGCGCTGTGGCCGCGCAAGAGCCTGGCCATCGATTCCGGCCTGTCCACGGGGCCGCGCAGCGCCACCGAGTTCTGCCTGGCGCACAACGTGCGCACGCGGGCCGAGGTCGATGCGGTGGTCGCGCAGGTGCAGGCCGCCGGCGGCGTGCTGGTCAAGGCGCCGCATGACACCTTCTACGGCGGCTACGCGGCGTACTTCCAGGACCTCGATGGCCACCTCTGGGAAGTGGCCTGGAACCCGGAAATGCTGCCGGCCGACTGA
- a CDS encoding nuclear transport factor 2 family protein — translation MTTPAKTLIELEHRFWQSIVDQKTDVALELLSERALMVSSHGAMQFDHAAYRKMAEQGSVIVTAFTLSDMMVVFPNDTTGILVYRVKQEVKARAGGATQTQEMRDTSTWIRTGDRWQCVMHTEAAVADRPPAGP, via the coding sequence ATGACCACCCCCGCCAAGACCCTCATCGAGCTGGAACACCGCTTCTGGCAATCGATCGTCGACCAGAAGACCGACGTCGCGCTGGAGCTGCTGAGCGAACGCGCGCTGATGGTGAGTTCGCACGGCGCCATGCAGTTCGACCATGCCGCCTACCGCAAGATGGCCGAACAGGGGTCGGTGATCGTGACCGCCTTCACCCTCAGCGACATGATGGTCGTGTTCCCCAACGACACCACGGGCATCCTGGTCTACCGCGTGAAGCAGGAAGTCAAGGCGCGCGCGGGCGGCGCCACCCAGACCCAGGAGATGCGCGACACATCGACCTGGATCCGCACGGGCGACCGCTGGCAGTGCGTCATGCACACGGAGGCGGCCGTCGCGGATCGGCCGCCGGCCGGCCCCTAG
- a CDS encoding hydrolase, which produces MSDVTPIRDPGTDSLLTPQNAVLALIDYQPEQYAGVRSVGHDELLAHVTMLGRVATVFGLPVVLSTVYVKHGMSGTNPELREALPGVPEIDRTSMNSWEDPDFRAAVQKTGRRKLVIAGLWTEVCVAFPTLDAIREGYEVYVVADAIGGVSKVAHDSAMQRMVQAGAVPITVLGLACELQRDWGRPQADRLRGIMREYFGKMHALQR; this is translated from the coding sequence ATGTCCGACGTCACCCCCATCCGCGATCCCGGCACCGATTCCCTGCTGACGCCGCAGAACGCGGTGCTGGCGCTCATCGACTACCAGCCCGAACAGTACGCGGGCGTCCGCTCGGTGGGCCACGACGAACTGCTGGCCCACGTGACCATGCTCGGTCGCGTGGCCACGGTGTTCGGACTGCCCGTCGTGCTGAGCACCGTCTACGTCAAGCACGGCATGTCGGGCACCAACCCCGAGCTGCGCGAGGCACTGCCGGGCGTGCCCGAGATCGACCGCACCTCCATGAATTCGTGGGAGGACCCCGACTTCCGCGCCGCTGTGCAGAAGACCGGGCGCCGCAAGCTCGTCATCGCCGGCCTGTGGACCGAGGTCTGCGTCGCCTTCCCGACCCTGGACGCGATCCGCGAAGGCTACGAGGTCTACGTGGTGGCCGACGCCATCGGCGGCGTGAGCAAGGTGGCGCACGACAGCGCCATGCAGCGCATGGTGCAGGCCGGCGCGGTGCCCATCACGGTGCTGGGCCTGGCCTGCGAGCTGCAGCGCGACTGGGGCCGGCCGCAAGCCGACCGGCTGCGCGGGATCATGCGCGAGTACTTCGGCAAGATGCACGCCCTGCAGCGCTAG
- a CDS encoding cold shock and DUF1294 domain-containing protein encodes MSAGPRFTGRLKAWHDDRGYGFIEPAQGGQEIFVHVSAFAPRVGRPQQGEVLTFEVEPGPRGKKRAKRVEVVRQPARARARRDSPAAWGTATLFAIPAFAALVLAVAVLWKPPAGVAVVYLVASGVAFVAYALDKAAARRGDSRTPEATLHLLALVGGWPGALLAQQFLRHKSVKAGFRAAFWGTVLLNVAAFVALCSPFARRLWPFH; translated from the coding sequence GTGAGCGCCGGGCCGCGCTTCACCGGCCGGCTGAAGGCCTGGCACGATGACCGGGGCTACGGCTTCATCGAGCCGGCGCAGGGCGGCCAGGAAATCTTCGTCCACGTCTCGGCGTTCGCACCGCGGGTCGGCCGGCCCCAGCAGGGCGAGGTGTTGACCTTCGAGGTCGAGCCCGGCCCGCGTGGCAAGAAGCGCGCGAAGCGTGTCGAGGTCGTGCGCCAGCCCGCGCGCGCCCGGGCACGGCGCGACTCGCCGGCGGCCTGGGGCACGGCCACGCTGTTCGCCATTCCGGCCTTCGCGGCGCTGGTGCTGGCCGTCGCCGTGTTGTGGAAGCCGCCGGCCGGCGTGGCCGTCGTCTACCTGGTGGCGAGCGGGGTCGCCTTCGTCGCCTATGCGCTCGACAAGGCCGCCGCCCGGCGCGGCGATTCCCGCACGCCGGAAGCGACCCTGCACCTGCTGGCCCTGGTGGGCGGCTGGCCGGGCGCGCTGCTGGCGCAGCAGTTCCTGCGGCACAAGTCGGTCAAGGCCGGGTTCCGCGCCGCCTTCTGGGGCACGGTGCTGCTCAACGTGGCCGCCTTCGTGGCCTTGTGCTCGCCGTTCGCCCGGCGGCTGTGGCCGTTCCACTGA
- a CDS encoding LysR family transcriptional regulator, whose amino-acid sequence MDFDLTDLRLFTAVAREGNLTRAAQMQHLSLAAASARIKALEQQAGVPLLQREARGVRLLPAGEAFLHHVRAVLRETQALRDELDEYGAGLRGHVRVFANTTAVTDFLPEILPGFFKAHPGVNIDLREKPNAEIASGVLEGSADVGIVAGEVDTRGLRAIHFSTDQLVLVVPRGHRLARRKRVAFADTLAEDAVGMHGGSTLQAFLSNITEDLGRTLKLRIQVYGFDAMCRMIAAGVGVGVVPESAARRNVATLDLVQVELTDAWRVRKRYILVREGDMLATYARSLVQTVCTHYGCDVRI is encoded by the coding sequence ATGGATTTCGACCTGACGGACCTGCGGCTGTTCACCGCCGTGGCGCGCGAGGGCAACCTCACGCGCGCCGCGCAGATGCAGCACCTGTCGCTGGCGGCCGCCAGCGCGCGCATCAAGGCGCTGGAGCAGCAGGCCGGCGTGCCGCTCCTGCAGCGCGAAGCCCGCGGCGTGCGGCTGCTGCCGGCGGGCGAGGCGTTCCTGCACCACGTGCGCGCCGTGCTGCGCGAGACGCAGGCCCTGCGCGACGAGCTGGACGAATATGGCGCCGGGCTGCGCGGCCACGTGCGGGTGTTCGCCAACACCACGGCCGTCACCGATTTCCTGCCCGAGATCCTGCCGGGCTTCTTCAAGGCCCATCCCGGCGTCAACATCGACCTGCGCGAGAAGCCCAATGCCGAGATCGCGAGCGGCGTCCTGGAGGGCAGCGCCGACGTGGGCATCGTGGCCGGCGAGGTGGACACGCGCGGCCTGCGCGCCATCCACTTCAGCACCGACCAGCTCGTGCTGGTGGTCCCGCGCGGCCACCGCCTGGCACGCCGCAAGCGGGTCGCCTTCGCCGACACGCTGGCCGAGGATGCTGTGGGCATGCATGGCGGCAGCACGCTGCAGGCCTTCCTGTCGAACATCACCGAGGACCTGGGCCGCACCCTGAAGCTGCGCATCCAGGTCTACGGCTTCGACGCCATGTGCCGCATGATCGCGGCCGGCGTGGGCGTCGGGGTGGTCCCGGAGAGCGCGGCCAGGCGCAACGTGGCCACGCTGGACCTGGTGCAGGTGGAGCTGACCGACGCCTGGCGCGTCCGCAAGCGCTACATCCTGGTGCGCGAGGGCGACATGCTGGCGACGTACGCGCGTTCGCTGGTCCAGACGGTCTGCACGCACTACGGCTGCGACGTGCGGATCTGA